Below is a genomic region from Pontibacillus yanchengensis.
TGGTTAAAGTGCTTATAGAATTACTTGTGTAGGTTAATTATCTCGAATTCAAGTCTTTAAGATTAGGGGGATTTCCTTTAATATCAAATAGCACTTTTTATTGCTTTATCAATGTATTTGGTGATTTTTTGTGAATTGCTACTTCTTAGATAGTTGAATAAGGTTTGTATGAAAGTGGGGGAAATGTGAATACTAATATTTAGGTGATTTGGGTCCATTTCTAGGAGAGTGAATATAATGCTTCTATCTGTAGTATGGGAGAAATACCAGCTAGATAAAAAAATCGAAGGCTATTCCCCTTTCACAATGAAGTCCTATAGTAATCAGTATAAAATGTTAATTCGACATTTTGGTGATGTCGATATGAATACCATAACAACTGACAATCTTAAGAGTTATTTAGTAGAGTCAAGCGAGCTATTAAAACCTTCAAGTTTAGGTCATAGGATACGTTGTGTAAGGTGTTTGTTTAAATGGGCTTATGATGAAGGATTTATTGAAAAGAACCCCGCAGTTAAATTGAAAGAACCTAAATTGGGGAAGCGCATTCCAAAGTTTCTCTCAGAACTAGAGATAGAACATCTTCGAGAAGCGTGTGAAACAACTATGGAAAATGCTATTTTTGAATTTTTTTATTCAACAGGATGTAGAATTGGAGAAGTAGTAAAGTTAAATCGAGATGACATATCCTTTTCAACAAATTCTGTAATCGTACATGGCAAAGGGGATAAAGAAAGAGAAGTCTATTACAATACCCGTTGTTCACTATGGTTAAAAAGGTATTTGGAGGAACGGGAGGATGATGATCCTTGTTTGTTTTTAACGGAAAGAAGACCTAAGAAAAGAATAAGCAGCGATATGTTGCGTTATATCATTAAACGGATATCAAGTAAGGCTGGTATTAATAAAAACATTCATCCTCATCAACTAAGACATAGCTATGCTACGCATATGATCAACAATGGAGCCCCTGTAGAAGTTATTCAAAGTCTATTAGGTCATGAAAAGAGCGAAACAACTAAGCTATATGCCCAGCTAAGCGGTAAACTGAGACATGATTTATATACTAAATACTTTTAAAAGAACACGTTCATATAGAATGTGTTCTTTTACATTTAGTAAATACAATTAATGATTTTTTAATTTAATACTGAATTCATAAAGAATAATAATGATTATGTTTTTGTGAATTCTTGCGCTTCCGGAGACTTAAGTATATTAACTATAGGATTAATGGATAAATTATCTCGAATTCAAGTGTTCCATATTCGGGCGCGAATCATAAATAAAAAGTTGTGTCCCTTTATACTTTGGGAAAGTTACTATCAAAATGTAATGTAAACAAGGTGGTGCGATTTTTTGGTATCCGTATTAAAAAGGTTTGGAGTTGTTTTATCTTGTATAATTCTTTTAACCGCATGTTCTGAAGCAGAAGAAACAGATGCCAAAACTATTATGGCAACTGGAAAAGTAGTTGAAAAAAACACTGAGGATACAGAGAGATATATAGAAGTGTTGACTATAGTCGAGAACAACAAAAGGAACATAAAGTTACAAGTTAAAAATGAAAATGTATGGAACTTGATCTTAAAAGATAAATTTTACAGGGTCTCATTCGATATTGAAAACGGTACATATAGTCCATTAAAAGAAATAAAGACAATAAAAGTGGATCCTGAAAAGTTCCAAAAAGACTTAATGAACTTAAACTAACATGGAATTATAGTTGAGGGTAATTTGATGATTATCTCAAATTCAAGTATTCCTGATAAGTGCGCAAACCCAGAATAAAAGGGGCATTTTCACTACTCGGGCTACTTTCTTTCATTTTTCCATTACCTTGCTAGATTCAAGTTTTTTCTCCTTTTTAGTGTTTCAACTAGCTTATATGCTTGTTTCTGAAGCAGAGACGCTACCAAACAATGTCAGAGGTGTTGCAACCATAATCAATGTAAGTAGAACTAAAGACAAAATCTTCTTCATAAAGAATTTTCTCCCTTTTTTGGATTCGGTGATAAGGCTATAATAGAGTGAGCTAATAGTAAACAGTTTATAGGAAAATAGTTACTTAAACAGGAGTTGATTACCATCTTTTTTGTTCTCTACGAGAGTTTCGTAGCAAAGTTTTTATTAATAACAATCATTTTATTTTTTACATTGTATATATTACGGAAAAACGGTATTTCTACTAGAAATGCAATTCTAGTTTTAGTAATCGTTTCATTAGGGGCTCTTGTCTTGCTTGGTGTTGTTTTAGCTCCTTTACTAGCTTTGGGAATAACCGTTATATCAAATTTTGTGTATCAAAGTTTTCAAAAAGATTAGGTTATAACAGTAAAAAATGAACTTTCAAAATAATAACCTCACAGCTATTAATCTGGAAGTATTTGTCTTGGTTGTATATAGAGTAGGTAACTAATTAGATATATGTGTTACATTTTGAATTAGATTGTGATGGAATGATCTTAAACGGACAGGTTTCTAGGGGGAGAAAATGAAGAAAATTTTATTTGGTATCTTTATAATTATAGGTATATTTTTAATCGATAGTTTCTCAGGACTGCACTTTAAAGAAATAAATGCTGTACCAGGAGATGTTAAACTGATTAGTTCCAGTGATATTGGCGGTTATGCAAAAGCAGTATTATTTGAAGACAACACTACCAGGAAGTTTGGAGTTGCGGAAATTGAAAAGAAATTTGGTTTTCTGTATCGATATGACGGGGGTTCATGGAGTGGTATGGTAGAGAAAGGTAAACCTTTTCAAGCTAATGGAATTGGCGACGATGATGATTTTTTAGTAGCGATTAAAACTGCAAAAAATTCTAATATTGAGTATATTGCACTAGGAAACCATATGGAAGGTGTAAAACCATCGGATAAATACAAATTAACGCTTGATGATGTAAGAGAAAACATTGACGAATATTATTTGAAAGAAGTAGAAGATAACTATGTGTTGTTTGTAACTGAGGAATATTCAGAGGATACATGGACTATTAGAGCTTTTGATGAAGAAGGTAACTTAATAGCAGATGAATTGTTTGGGGGAGAAGCAAGATACATTGATTGGGAATAGGAGTGTATTTAATTAACGGGTGCTTAAAATAGTAAATATCTCGAATTCAAGTATTCAAGAATCGGGCGCTAAACTGGAGTAACAGTAAATAAACAGACCGCAAAATATGCACATTTTATACAAAACTCATATTTTTTGGTCTGTTTTAATATGCAAAAAACATACTGCCATTTCATACATAAATTAAATGCCAAATACATTTTGGAGAATAAAGTGCAATTTGCACCCTATAAATGAACTACTTTTTTTATGTGTGATTGCAAGCTACATTGTAGAAAAACGCAATTAAAATCGTACTACTAAATAAAGTCAACTTATTTATTAAAGGGATTGGAAATTTTATGGTATTATATATTCAAGAAAAATTCTTTCTTAATGGGAGTGGTTTCTTGAAGAACTGGATTTTAAAGGGGATTTTTACTGTGATTGTAGTAATTCTTTTGTATTCTATTGCCAACAATTGGTATTATTTACAAGATTTAATTCGGAAAAAGAATGACACCCCAATCCCTTATATAAAGTTGACCATATATGGACTTTTAATTGGAATACTCGTTGAATGGTACAGTTTAAAATCTATTTTCCAAGGACACATTAAAGTGAACTGGCTACTTGCGCCTGCATTAGTATTATTAGTGTTAGCTTTTATACCTGACGATAATTGGTTCAAGTGGTTCGGAGTGGGAAGGGACGGATTTGAAGCTGTTATAGCACCATTTAGATTCAGAGAGTCTCAAATGGCTTTTGATATTGTCACAGGAATCTTATTGATCCGTTCATTCACAACGAAGGAATGACATCAAGAGCTTGGACACCTTGCAATATACTCAACGTTTCAAGAACTTTAAACGAGGTTTTTTCCTTCAAAGTAAAGTCAGTAAAACCTTTTATTGATTTCCGTCTAATTTTATAATAAATCTACAATGCAGGATATTTTCAGATCATATATAGGAGAAGCAAATTGAGAAATAAAACAATAATTAGTATTTTAATCTTTTTATTTATTTCTTCTCTCGTTGCTTGTGGTAGCAACAAAGTAGAAGATTCAAATGGTGATAAACAAGAAGTGAATAGTGTAAATGTTTATAAACAGGAGTTCGATGAAGAGGATTCCAAGAAAACATTGCTCTTCACACTACAAAAAGATAAGAATAAGAACAAGTTAGATAAATTTATTAAAGCCGCAAATGAAGTTAAGTATCAAACTTCAAGGGTAGATATGCCTCCTAGTGACTACAAACTAGAATTTGGATTAGCAAATAATAAAAAAGTTTCATATTCTTTATGGCTAGAGCCGAACTTTGAAGGAGGATTTATTATGGAAGACTCCTCGCACTTCGCCCAATTTAATCAAGCTACTTCTAAAGAACTTTTGAACATAATAAACCATAAATAATAATGGTGCTAAATAAATAAACAAAAAGGTTTTATAGTTAAACAATTTACCTTGAATTCAAGACTTCATGAAAAGGGCGCTTTTCTGGAATAAGGAAAGGCCTTTTTTTGTTTAAATTGAACAGGCTATAAACTGGATATTTGTGCTAAAATCTTAAATAGATTGGAGCTTATGTAAAAATTGTAAAGTACGATAAAAAGAATTGTCTATAAGGGGGATGTAAATGGCATCTTTTTTTGTTTGGGTGTTACTCTTGATTATTGGTGGTTTTGCCGGAATTGGGATTTGTAGTGCTTTTGCAGGTAATGAGGTGTTCACAG
It encodes:
- a CDS encoding tyrosine-type recombinase/integrase — protein: MLLSVVWEKYQLDKKIEGYSPFTMKSYSNQYKMLIRHFGDVDMNTITTDNLKSYLVESSELLKPSSLGHRIRCVRCLFKWAYDEGFIEKNPAVKLKEPKLGKRIPKFLSELEIEHLREACETTMENAIFEFFYSTGCRIGEVVKLNRDDISFSTNSVIVHGKGDKEREVYYNTRCSLWLKRYLEEREDDDPCLFLTERRPKKRISSDMLRYIIKRISSKAGINKNIHPHQLRHSYATHMINNGAPVEVIQSLLGHEKSETTKLYAQLSGKLRHDLYTKYF